In a genomic window of Jaculus jaculus isolate mJacJac1 chromosome 8, mJacJac1.mat.Y.cur, whole genome shotgun sequence:
- the LOC101599532 gene encoding olfactory receptor 4K2-like — MEGLNYSRVSEFVLLGLTDSPELQIFFFVVFSIFYSMTMFGNCLILLTVLSTSHLHSPMFFLLSNLSLIDMCLSSFATPKTIVDFFEQRKTISFEGCVSQIFFLHLFTGTEIVLLISMSFDRYIAICKPLHYSTIMSQRVCVGLVVTSWAVGFLHTISQLVFTLYLPFCGPNVIDNFFCDLPLVIQLACIDIYILGIFMISTSGVIALVSFLLLLTSYIIVLITIRDHSSVGSSKALSTCTAHFIVVLMFFGPCIFIYVWPFTNCLVDKILSVFYTIFTPFLNPLIYTLRNQEVKAAVRKKLGNQYFSFGKTTPQYPVS; from the coding sequence ATGGAGGGGCTCAACTATTCCCGAGTATCTGAATTTGTGTTACTTGGACTGACTGACTCTCCTGAGCTCCAGATATTCTTCTTTGTggtgttttccattttttattcaaTGACCATGTTTGGCAACTGCCTGATTTTGCTCACTGTGCTCTCCACCTCACACCTGCACTCCCCCATGTTCTTCCTGCTCAGCAACCTATCTCTCATTGACATGTGCCTGTCTTCCTTTGCAACACCAAAGACAATTGTGGACTTCTTTGAGCAGCGGAAGACCATCTCTTTTGAGGGCTGTGTCTCTCAGATCTTTTTTTTGCACCTCTTCACTGGGACTGAGATTGTGCTTCTGATTTCCATGTCTTTTGACAGGTACATTGCAATATGTAAACCACTCCATTATTCAACAATTATGAGCCAAAGAGTGTGTGTTGGACTTGTGGTAACTTCTTGGGCAGTGGGCTTCCTACATACAATAAGCCAGTTAGTTTTTACCCTCTATTTGCCCTTCTGTGGTCCCAATGTTATAGACAATTTCTTCTGTGACCTTCCTTTGGTCATTCAGCTGGCTTGTATAGATATTTATATTCTTGGGATCTTCATGATCTCAACTAGTGGTGTGATTGCTCTTGTAAGTTTTCTGCTTCTGCTCACCTCCTACATCATTGTTCTTATTACTATCAGGGACCACTCCTCTGTAGGATCATCTAAGGCGCTTTCTACCTGCACTGCACATTTCATAGTTGTATTAATGTTTTTTGGACCTTGCATCTTTATTTATGTGTGGCCTTTCACAAACTGCTTGGTGGATAAAATTCTGTCTGTTTTCTATACCATCTTCACTCCCTTTCTGAATCCACTTATCTACACTTTGAGAAACCAAGAGGTAAAAGCAGCAGTGAGAAAGAAACTAGGTAACCAATATTTCAGTTTTGGGAAAACTACTCCACAGTATCCAGTGTCATGA